Proteins encoded together in one Solanum lycopersicum chromosome 7, SLM_r2.1 window:
- the LOC101257486 gene encoding acetyl-CoA-benzylalcohol acetyltransferase yields the protein MEIEILCTKLIKPCLPTPPHLQRYKLSFFDQISEKEHVPIVLFYANNNNFFNTSTINERIEQSLSKILTHVYPAAGRYDKDECSILCLDQGVSYTKAKVNCKLYNFLEKSRKDLSLAALFCPHVNKYIDKTNLMVSPIVTAQVTEFECGGLAVSLSFSHPAMDGFSDFKFLFELARVCKMETPIENIKFLSFNLGNIFPTRDISRLFKSTFDRVIEKDIIVKRFIVREAAMSRLRKKCIDEARGALDFQPSRIEIITAILWRAFIGASTIINGYVRPSLMDFPLNLRSKSYLPQVKNSMGNFRIDVPIKFIPRETKMELHHFVILIRNAVDKVVASCTKASPDEIVSTLVDIYNESFEAPEWGGNDEVDKVLCSSLCNFPLQDTDFGLGKPTLVFFGVKDMQMFWLHDTDIRSEVGVQIDLKERYMQSFQCDDDIKDLTFIGNANL from the coding sequence ATGGAAATTGAAATCTTATGCACAAAGCTCATTAAGCCCTGTTTACCTACTCCTCCTCACCTTCAGCGTTACAAGCTCTCTTTCTTCGACCAAATATCTGAAAAAGAACATGTCCCGATTGTTCTTTTCTatgctaataataataatttcttcaACACCTCCACTATTAATGAGCGAATCGAACAATCTCTTTCAAAGATATTAACTCATGTTTATCCAGCAGCCGGAAGGTACGATAAAGATGAATGTTCTATTCTTTGTCTTGATCAAGGTGTTTCTTATACCAAGGCCAAGGTCAATTGTAAGTTGTATAATTTCTTAGAGAAATCACGCAAGGACCTTAGTCTTGCAGCTTTATTTTGTCCACATGTAAACAAGTATATAGATAAAACTAATTTAATGGTTTCACCAATTGTAACCGCACAAGTAACCGAGTTTGAATGCGGTGGCCTAGCAGTCTCATTAAGTTTTTCACACCCTGCAATGGATGGTTTCTcagattttaaatttctttttgagTTGGCAAGAGTGTGTAAAATGGAAACTCCCATTGAGAATATTAAATTTCTAAGCTTCAATTTGGGTAATATATTCCCAACAAGAGATATATCAAGACTTTTCAAATCAACGTTTGATCGAGTTATAGAAAAAGATATTATTGTTAAGAGATTCATTGTTCGTGAGGCTGCTATGTCAAGGCTTAGGAAAAAATGCATTGATGAAGCACGTGGAGCTTTGGATTTTCAACCGTCAAGGATTGAAATAATCACCGCAATCCTTTGGAGGGCTTTCATAGGTGCGTCAACAATCATAAATGGTTATGTTAGGCCTTCTCTAATGGACTTTCCATTGAATTTGCGTTCTAAATCATATTTACCTCAAGTGAAAAACTCTATGGGGAATTTCAGAATCGACGTTCCAATAAAATTCATACCAAGGGAGACTAAAATGGAATTGCATCACTTCGTAATATTAATCAGGAATGCGGTGGATAAAGTTGTTGCTTCATGTACCAAAGCTTCACCAGATGAAATAGTGTCGACGTTAGTTGATATATATAACGAAAGCTTTGAAGCACCGGAGTGGGGAGGTAATGATGAAGTTGACAAAGTTTTATGTTCAAGTTTGTGCAACTTCCCTTTGCAAGATACTGATTTTGGTTTGGGAAAACCAACCTTAGTTTTTTTTGGTGTGAAAGATATGCAAATGTTTTGGTTGCATGATACGGATATTCGTTCTGAAGTTGGTGTGCAAATAGACTTGAAGGAAAGGTATATGCAGTCATTTCAGTGTGACGATGACATCAAAGATCTCACGTTTATAGGCAATGCAAATCTTTGA